From the genome of Adlercreutzia equolifaciens DSM 19450:
ATCGCCGATTATGCGTTCAGAGATTTTCCGAACCTCACCGTAAGCATCAACGGCAACGCTGCAAGTGAGGAAGATGTCGTCCATCGCGAGATGTACGCCGAAGGAGGCTGGGATGCGAACCGGTACGCTAATCGCTACGCCGAGTATTATCACGGGGACAAGGGTCTGATCGAGTTCGGCAACCCGGATGCTCCGACCGACGCTGAGCTCCTCATCGTCACCGATTCCAACAGCAACTCCATGGAACGCTGGCTGGCGGCTCACTATCGCACCACTTATGCGCTGGATCCGCGCCATGCGTCCGTGACCGTGGGGGATTTTCTGGAGAAGCATGATGGCGTGACCGATGTGGTGTTCATCATGCGCGAGGCGAATCTGTTGTATGAAACAACTGAGGAGGCCTTGGCCCTCTCGTGACGTATCCCCTCAACGGCGCGGCGCGATAAGGCAATGCGCGGCTTTGGGGTATACTGGTGCGCATCGATCAATTGCAACCCGACCTTTGGGAGATAAGTTGAAGGTTCTTGCCATCGTTCCCGCCTACAACGAGGAGGAGAACATCGTTTCCACCGTCAGCGACCTTGTGAGCAACGCCCCGGGCGTCGATCACGTGGTCATCAACGACGGCTCCACGGATGCCACCGAGGCCATCTGCCTCGAGCACGGTTTCAACATCATCACGCTGCCCGTGAACCTCGGCCTGGCCGGAGGGTTCCAGACGGGCATGAAGTACGCCTACGCCAACGGCTACGACTACGCTATCCAGTTCGATGCCGACGGCCAGCACTCGGCGGCCTACGTGTGGCCCATGGTGAAGCAGGCCGAGGCCGACGGCTCCGATATCGTCATTGGGTCGCGGTTCTGCGCCCAGAAGAAACCCATCTCGGCGCGCATGGCCGGATCGACCCTCATTACGGCCATGATCCGTCTCACCACGGGCAAGAAGATACAGGACCCCACCTCGGGCATGCGCCTGTTCGATCGCGACATGATCCGCCGCTTCGCCCTCAGCTACGACTACAGCCCCGAGCCCGACACCATCGCCCTGTGCATCCGCAACGGGGCCAAGGTCTCCGAGATGCAGGTGGAGATGCGCGACCGCGTGGCGGGGGAGAGCTACCTGAACTTCACGAAGTCCGTGGCCTACATGCTGCGGGTGTGCATCTCCATCATGTTCGTGCAGTGGTTCCGCAAGAAGGTGAGCTAAATGTACTGGATTGTGCTCATTGTCGGCGCCGTTCTGGCCCTGGCCTACGTGGTAGTGAAGATTCGCCATAACCAGCTGACGACCGCCGATGCGGTGTTCTGGTTCCTGTTCGCCCTGGCCCTCATCGTGATGGCGGTGTTCCCGCAGATCGTCTACGCCTGCTCGGCGGCGCTCGGGTTCGAGTCGCCCTCGAACTTCGTGTTCCTCTGCATGCTGGCCATCGTCATCTTCCGGCAGCTCACCGTGTCGGTGGAGCTGGCCCGCCAGCGCAATAAGATCTCCCAGCTGACCCAGGTCATCGCCTTGTCCCGCGTAACCGACGGAACCGAGGAAAAGCTCGATAGCTAATCCTCGGTTCTTTTGATTCGTGCTTCCGCAGCGGTGCGGGAAGGGTGTTTCGGGACCTGCGTCTGCGGGAAGGCCCCTACCAGATGTAGACCTTCGTGCCGCGAGGGATGGTGTCGTAAATCCACTTCGCGTTGTTGAGCTTCAGGCGCACGCAGCCGTGAGAGAGGCCCATGCCCACGCGGCCGTCCATGACCGAAGTCGGTCGCGAGTTCTGGTAGTAGAGAACCGAGTGGAACAGATAGTTGCCGCTGAATTGCGTGTAGTAGAAGCAGCGTGCCGCGCCGGAGTCGAAGTAGTAGCCCTTGCCGCCCACGGTGAAGCGGCCCTTTTTGGTGGGAGTGGAGGCCTTGCCCGGTGCGCAGTCCATCATGCGCTGGAGTTGCCAGTTGCCCTGGGAGCCGTAGAAAACGCCCACCTTGCACCGCTTAGTATCGACGAGAATGAGCCATTTGGTGGCGCTTTTCTCCGGTTGGGCCCATTTGACGAAGAGATCCTCGACGCTGTCGCGCCCCTGCCAAACACCGCCGCTGCTGAAGATATGAGCCTGGCCGTTGATGGTGCGCCGGCCCGTCGCCATGGCTCCCGATCCGTCAAGATAGTACCAGGTGCCTTTGAGGTCGAGCCAACCGGTTCGCATGGCACCGGAACCGGGAGCGAGATAGTACCAGGTGCCGCTGACTTTCTGCCAGCCTTCGGCCATGGCGCCGGAGTTCTTCAGAAAGTACCAAGCCTTGCCTTTGGAGAGCCACCCGGTTCTCATGGCGCCGGAGCTGGCGAAATAGTACCAGAGGCCATCGGACTTGGCCCAACCGGTGGCCATCGTCCCGGTTCCAGGTGTGAGGTAGTACCAGGTTCCCTTGATTTTCTTCCAGCCTTCCGCGCGGGCGCCGGAAGGGTTGAAGTAGTACCAGCTTTTCCCGAGTTTCGTCCAGCCCGTTACCATGGCTCCCGATCCGCCCAGGTAATACGTGCTGCCATTTACGTTGACCCAACCTGTGGCCATGTGTCCGTCTTCGGGCATGAGGTAGTACCAGACGCCTTTGACGGAGATCCAACCGGTACGGGGCGTTCCCTGGGCATTGCCGTAGTACCACTTGCCATCGATGATGTTCCATCCGTTCTTGAGGGCGGGCAAGGAGGGCTCGGGGTCGGGTTCTGGCTCGGGCGCAGGGTCGGGATCGGGCTCGGGCGCCGGCTCGGGTGCCGCCGCAGGCTCGGGATCCGTCGCCGGCTGCAGGTCGGGGGCGCCTTCGACGCTACCCTCCTTCTGATCGCCGCCGAGCGCGGCGCTGGCGTCCTTGACGGCGACAGCATCGTCGGCCCAGGCTTTCTGAACGCCGCTCAGTGCTCCGAGGGGCGCACAGCCGATGGTTAGCAAGATCGCAAGGCCTATGGCGCTGGCTGATTTTGCGAGATGGGCGGAAGTCATGGGCGTCTCCTTCGCGAAAGTCCTGATGGGCAAGGTATAGTCATTCTTTGTCATATCGTCAATGTGTTGTCATTCTGTAACAAACGATGGTACCATAAGCGGTCACGATCACCCAGAGGAGAGCGGTGTTTCTGCTAGATTCTCCGCTTTCTGCCAGGAATCGCGATGTGCAAGGAGGTAGAGCATGACCGCGCAAACGAAACTGAAACGTACCATGGCGGTGTTGCTTGCAGCCACGTTGGCCCTGGGGCTGGTTCCCTCGGCGGCCTATGCGGCGTCGGGCGATGCGTTCTTGGACGAGGCTGCGACGGACGCCGAGGCGCTGGCGCCTTCGGAGGATGGCGACGATGCGTCAAGCTGGCGCTTCGCTGTGTCGGATGACGATGCGTCAATGTCGGCCGAAAGCGCTGCCGAGGCCTTTCCGGCCGATGACGGCATTGAGCCTCTGGCTAATGTTACGGTAGCGGGCACCAAAATAAAGATGCCCTCTTACGTGCGCAAGCCGTTGAACGCCACGCGAATCGGCATCGATGTGAGCGAGCACAACGGCAAGATCAACTGGAGCACCGTAAAAGCCGCCGGTGTCCAGTTCGCCATCATTCGCTGCGGCTACGGCCAGGATTACTCGAGCCAGCACGATGATCGGTGGTTGGACAATGTGCGTGGCGCAGTTCGCGCGGGCATTCCCTACGGGGTGTATCTTTACTCCTATGCCGACTCGGTGGCCAAGGCCCAGGGAGAGGCTGACCACATGATCCGCCTTCTGAAGGAGAGCGGTTGCAAGCCGGAGTTCCCCGTCTACTATGACCTTGAGGAAAGCGCGCTGGCCTCGTGGACCAAGGCACCGCTTCTGGCCGAGATGGCCTTCGCCTTCTGCTCGAAGGTGAGCGCCGCCGGTTACACGCCGGCGATTTACGCCAATACGAACTGGTTCAACAACTATCTCACCGATCCGGTGTTCGACGGATGGGGTCGCTGGGTCGCCCAGTACAACGCAACCTGCACCTACAAGGGCACGTACCAAATGTGGCAATGTACCTCCGATGGCTACGTGCCTGGGCTTTCCGGCAGCCGCGGCCGCGCCGATTTGAATTACGAGCTGAGCAATAGCTGCGGCCAACTGGGGGGAAGAACCGGCCTGCAAATGGTCGAGGGGTCCATGGTTTTCCTGGATCGCTCGGGGTCTCGCACGACAGGCTGGCAGACCATCGGGGGGAAGACGTACTACTTCGATGCTTCGGGCGCCATGGTCACCGGCGAGCAGACTATCGATGGCAAAAGGCTCATGTTCAGTCGCGCCGGCGCTCTGGAGGGGGCTTGGGTTCAGCAAAACGGCGCCTGGTACCTGCGCGATCAGAACGATTGCAACAAGACCGGCTGGCAGTACGTGAAGGGGGCGTGGTACTTCTTCGACTACTCAACGGGTCGTATGAAAACGGGCTGGGTGAAAACGGGTGGAAAGTGGTACTTCTTCAAGGACTCCGGCACCATGGCCCTCGGCTGGGTGAACAGCGGCGGTGCATGGTATTACCAGGGAAAGAGCGGCGCCATGGTGACCGGCTGGCAGTCCATAGGGGGGAAACGATACTATTTCAGCAGCTCGGGAGCCATGAAAACAGGCTGGCTTCAGCGCGGACAGAACTGGTACCACCTTTCCAGCTCCGGCGCGCTTGACACCGGATGGCAGAAGATCTCGGGTAAGTGGTACTACCTGAACGGTGGATCAGGCGCTATGGCGACGGGATGGAAGAAGCTGTCGGGCACATGGTTCTATCTGAAGGATTCAGGCGCCATGGCCGAGGGCTGGGTGTGCGTCGATGGCCGCTGGTACTATTTGACGCCCGGTTCGGGCGCCATGAGGACCGGATGGCTGCGCTTGGCAGGAACCTGGTACTACCTGACCGGCTCCGGCGCCATGAAGACCGGATGGCTTAAGCAAGGATCTACGTGGTACTACCTGATGCCTGGCTCCGGCGCCATGGCTGCTGGTACGACGTTGACTATTAATGGCACGAACTATCGGTTCGATACCAGCGGCGCCTGGGTTTAGGAGGTGGCTTGGCCGTGAAATGTTCGAAGTCTTGCAAGGGGATCGCTCTGGCGGTCGGGTTGGCACTGGTGTGCGGAACGGTTCCAGCACTGGCCTATGCCGAGACCGTCGAGTTAGATCCTGAGGATTGCGCTAACAGCTGGCGTTACGATGATGGTGCATGGCTCTACAGCGAAGACGATGCTGACAATGGCGATGAGGGCATCTCCGCGCTCGCGTACCAGAAGGGATGGAACTGGCCGAAGGTCGCCGGTGGTTACCAGAGCAACGACGGGAGTGTGTTCCCCGCCATACGCAAGGGCGTCGATGTGAGCTACCACCAGGGCGTCATCAACTGGGAGAAGGTGAAGGCTGACGGTATCGATTTCGCCATTCTGCGCTGCGGTTACATGCGTACTCTGGGCAAGCCCCAGGTTGATCAGCAGTGGAGGCGAAATGCTCAGGAGTGCGAGAGGCTTGGCATTCCCTACGGTGTGTACATCTATTCATACGCGACTACCGTGGAAGGGGCCAAAGCCGAGGCAGATCATGTTGTCAATACATTGCGGGGTTTCAGCCCTAGCTACCCGGTCTATTTCGATCTCGAGGAAGTGAATCTTGAGAGCACAGAGAATAGAGCGCTTCTGGCCGATATGGCCACGGCCTTCTGCGCGAAGGTGAGTGCCGCCGGTTACACACCGGGCATCTATGCCAATACAAACTGGTGGAACAACTATCTGACCGATCCGGCGTTCAGCCAGTGGGATCGGTGGGTGGCCCAGTACAACAGCAAGTGCACCTACCGGGGATCCTACCGCCTGTGGCAATGTTCGTCGAGCGGCAGCGTGAACGGCATCGCGGGCAATGTGGATCTCGATCTCGAGCGCGATGGCGACTTCGCCACTGTGGCCATGAAGAAGACGTGGGTCAAGGTGGGATCGAACTGGTACTTGCGCGACGGGGCCGGGAATAACCTTATTGGGTGGCAGGTCGTAGACGGGCAGCGCTACTACATGAACAGCGCCGGCGTCATGCAGACGGGCTGGTTGAAATACGAGGGCTCGTGGTACTACCTGACAGGTTCCGGGGCCATGAAGACGGGCTGGGTCAAGGTGTCCGGCTCCTGGTACTACCTTGACGCTCACGGCAAGATGCTCACCGGTTGGCAGGCCATCGGCGGAAAAACGTACTACCTTTACCCATCGACCGGAGCTATGGCGACAGGGAAGGTGACCATCGACGGCAAACGGTATCAGTTCGACAGCTCCGGCGCTCTCGTTGGGGGCGCCGCGCCCGGCAGCGGGTTCACCGATGTGCTTCCAGGTGCTTGGTACTACGACAACGTGTGTCGGGCCACACAGACGCTGGGGTACATGAACGGCTATGGCGCCAAGTTCGGCCCCGATGATGTGCTCAGTCGCGGCCAGGCAGCCTGCATTCTCTACAACATGGCTGGCGGGACGACGAGTATTCTGAAGACGGCCCTAACGGGCAACGAAAGTGTCGGCTATTTCTCGTTCACCGACGTACCGCCAAAGGCCTACTACGCCAAGGCTGTGGCCTGGGCCAAGGCGGCGGGCATTGTGAACGGCATGGGGGGAACCGGGAACTTTGCACCCGACCAGCCGGTTACACGCGAGCAGTTTGCCTGCATGCTGTGGAACTACGCCAAGGCGACGGGCTCGCCCACGGTATCCGGCGTCAACGTCAGTCAGGCGCTTGCGTCGAAGAAGGACGGTGGCTCCGTTTCCGGATGGGCGAGGAACGGCGTTGCCTGGGCGGTGGCCAACAAAGTCATGGGCAATGGCGGCGTCATCGCCCCGACTTCCAACGTGCTGCGCGCCCAAGCGGCGACCATGGCCGTGAACTACCAGCCGGAGAAGTTCATTGCTTAAGGTGTTTACGCCTCGGCCTTCTTCGTGCCGAACAGCTCGCCCCAGTCGCAGGCGGCCAGAATCGTGCCGCAGAGGATGGCGATGCAGCAGACGATCTCCACCGGGCCGGGCACGGTGCCCAGAAGGATGAGCCCGAACAGCACCGCCCAGGCGGAGTAGGAGATGTTCAGCGCCATGCCGCGGGCCGCACCGATGACCGCGATGCCCTTGTAGTAGAACAGATACGAGCACGTGCCAGCAAGTGCCGCCAGCGCCACCACCGCCGTGCCCGGGTTCGGGACGGCATTCCACGTGAAGGCCCAGGCGCCGAAAATGGGCAGCACCACGATGAGGTACACGAGGGCGGACGTGGTCTCGCGGATTTGCAGGGCGGTCTCGTTGTCCACGGCGTCGTCGCGCATGCCCCAGGCGCACAGCACCGCCTCGCTGCCCCAGCCGAACACGGCGGCGAGAGCCCCCAGAAGGCCGATGATCGGGTCGCCCGTCACCGTGGTGTCGGCCGACAGGTAGCCCATGGCGATGATACCCGCGAGTGCCACGATGAGGGCCACCACGCGGCCTGGAGTGATCTTCTCCTTCAGGAGCAGCACGGCCATGAGCGTGCCGAAAGCCGGATAGAACGACGAGATGATGGCCGTGTAGCCGGCACCGATGTTGTTGATGGCGATGACGTAGCCGGTCATGCCAATGGGTCCGCCCAGAAGCGCGCCCAGGATGACCACCTTGCCGCTGCGCGTCTTCAGCGCCGCCAGCGTGTCCTTCAGACGGCCGCGCACACCCATGTACAGAAGCAGCCACAGCGCGCAGCACACGTCGTGCAGTGCCGAGCTGACAATGGCGCCGAGCGCCAGAGCCTCGGCCGTGCCGATGAACGGCACCATGGTGAGGGCGATGCCCAGAATCACCGTGTCCAGGCCCCAGAGGCACCCGCTGAAAAGTCCGTACTTCATGATGAGCTATCCTTCCGTGTAGAAACTCTCGTCGTACCAACGCAGTACTTTGGCCAGGTATTTCTTCGCGTAGTTGTAATAGATGTAGAGCCATTCGCCCACGAAGTCGCCCTCCGCCTCCTTCACGAGGCTCCAAACGTACCAGCACCACCCGGCCAGGGCCACGTAAGCGAAGTTGTGGCGCACCTCCTCGAAGGTGGGCTTGCGGTCGAAGTAGTGCTCCAGCGCGCGCAGTGCCTCTTCGTCGGAGCATTCGCAGCATACGACGTAGGTGCCGAAGTCGTTGGCGTAGTCGCCCATGCCGGCGTACTCCCAGTCGATGAGGTAGAGGTGGTCGTCGCCGTCGATGAGGAAGTTCAAATAGAAGAAGTCGTTGTGGGTCAGGCATACGGGCGCCCCATCGGCTTCGGCGTACTCCTTCACGCGGCGGGCCATGGCGGCCATCTCGTGGTAGCCGGGCACGTCGATGGGCCCCTTCTCGCGCAGCAGCGCCTCGTAGTGACAGCCTTCCTCATAGAAATCGAAGCGGTTGTCGACGCTGGCGCCGGACTCATGGATGAGGCGCGCCATCTTCATTGCCCGGGCCACTTCGGCGTCGTTGCGCGGATCGAGGTTGCGGGCGTTGGAAACGAATCGCGAGATCTTCCAACCGCGGGGATCCTCGTGGATGAAGGTGTCGTCGAGTCCCAGCTCGTGGGCGATTTTCTGCGCCGCGCTCTCGCTTGTGCGGTCGATCATGGCCTCGGTGCCGATGCCGGGATGGCGGTAGACGTACTCGCCGTCGGCGGTGGCGAAGTGGCAGGAGAGGTTCGTGAGCCCCTGCTTCAGCGGGTACACGTCATGGATGGCGCTCTTCTCGCAGCCGACCACGGCCACGATGTTGTCGAAGACCTCGGAGTCGAGGTTTTCTAGAAACAGGGGATCGAACTGGCGCACCTCGTCCAGGCTGTCGAACTCGAAGATGGCGCCGGCGGGGTAGCGGCGGGCGACCATGTCCAGCTTCTTGATGTTGTCCAGGTAGATGTGCTCCCAGAGCTTGTCTTTGGTGTCGGGGTTGTCATAGATGACGTCGAGTAGAGGGACGTAGGTTTCGGAGAAGGCATGGTCGAAGTAGACGTGGCCTATCATGTACCAGGCGTTCTCGCCGCCGATGGTCGCGCCGATGATGCGGTCGTGGGCGCCGGTTTGGACGCACCACTCGGGAGTGGGGCCCTCGGCGAATTCCACGGCGTAATAGGCCTTCCATACGTACGGCTCGAAGGGATTCTCCGTGAAGTAGTCGTCCGAGGAGCAAATGTAGGTGTTGCCGAGGCGATCTTCTACGCGCTTGATGGAGGAGCTGTTGTTGCGCGAGGCGTAGTCGGGATTCACGACGATGGAGACGCCGAACTTGTCTTCGAGATAAAAGAAGTACTCCTTCTTGTAGCCGACGACCACGGTGATGTCAGTGATGCCGGCGGCGAGCAGCTGCTCGATTTGCCGCTCGACGAGCACCTCGCCGCGCACCTTCAGCAGGCCTTTGGGCTTCTCGTAGGAGATGGGGGCGAAGCGGGACGAGAGGCCCGCGGCCAGGATGACGGCGTTTTCCACGCGATAGGGGGCGAGCGCTGCCGTGCCGGCTTCCGTGGGCTCGCCGTCGGCTATGAGTCCGGCGGCCGTGAGCGCCTTCATGGCGTTGTTCACACTGCCGAGGGAGAGCTCTGTGGCCTCGGTGATCTTGCGCTGCGCGCACCCGGGATGCAGGACGATCTCCCGCAGCACCAGAAACTCGTTCTTGCTAAGGGGCAAAGCTGACCTCGATTCCTCGGAAATTCAATAAATGGGATTATAGGACCTGAGATGTGAGAAAGTGTTCAAAATTATGAAGAACAACAAAATATTGAACAACTTGGACGCGAACGGCTGGTAGCGGAGAGATTCGGGGAGACTCGTGCGGAAAGCGGGATTCACGTTGGGCGCGAGATAAACGTTAGGTAACTAAGTAAGATTTGGGACTTCTGCTTGCCTTCGCTTCCCTCGTGTCCCGCTATAATGGCAAGGGATTCCATAGGCTTCTTGAAAGGATTATTCATGATCGATCGCAAGGCATTCCGCTCCCTGTCTTCGGGGCTCTACCTCATCACGGCCAAGGCGGGCGATGCGCGCTGCGGCTGCGTGGTGAACACGCTCGTGCAGGTGGCGAGCGAGCCGGCCACGCTGTCGGTGTCGCTGAACAAGGAGAACGCCACCACCGCCGCCATCCTGGAGTCGGGCCGCTTTGCCGCCACGGTGCTCGCCGAGGACACCCCCATGGAGCTCATCGGCACCTTCGGCTTCCATACTTCCGCCGATACCGACAAGTTCGCCGCCTGCGCGAGCGCCCTCGACGGCGAGGAGGTGCCCTACGTGACCGAGCACGGCTTGGCGCGCTTCTCCGTCTCCGTCACCGAGACCATTGACGTGGGCAGCCACTACCTGTTCGTGGGCGTCGTGGAAGAGGCCGAGGTGCTCGGCGCCGGCGACCCGCTCACTTACGCCTACTACCACGCTGCGAAGGGTGGCAAGACCCCGCCCAAGGCCGCCACCTACAACAACGGCGACGAGGCCGCGGTTCCTGGCGTCACCGAGACGGCTGCCGGCGCGCCCGAGGCCGGCAAGAAGATCGCCTGGCGCTGCACCATCTGTGGCTACATCGAGGAGGGCTACCCGGACGGCCTGCCCGAGGGCTACATGTGCCCCATCTGCGGCGCCCCCCGCGAGATGTTCGAGCGCGTGGAGCTGTAGATTTCCGAATAGAGCTGGAGATTTCTGGAACCGGCCGCGGCCGCGCTATAATTCGTTGACGGAGTATCGATAGGTGCCCGACGAAGCAAGGAGGCTCGATGGACGAGGCCGCGGCCGGGATTGAAACAAGGAAGAGCGCACAGGGGGTTTACGTTCCCGTGCGTTGGACGCGGAAGAAGCGCGCTCTCGCCATTGTCGCGGGGGTTGTCGTCGCATTCTTGTCTCTCGGTTGCGCGGCGGCGCTTTACGTTCACACCATCGATTTGGCCCTGACGGCTGGCATGGACGACGACGAGCGCCGCGAGTTGGTTGGCGTGCTGACGCGGCCGAAGCCCGAGTTGGAGGCCCCCACGAGAGTGGTTGTGGAAGAGCCGGACCCGGAGCCTGTGGTGCCGCAGACCAATGCCTATTATGTGGTCATACTCGGCTGCGACGCGCGTCCGCATGAGACGATCGCGCGATCGGACGTGACCATGCTCGCCCGCATCGATCCGGATACGGGCACGGTGCACCTCATCTCCATTCCCCGCGATACCATGGTGGAGATCGACGGGTACGGCGTTCAGAAGATAAACGCCGCGCTTGCCTTCGGGGGGCCCGCCGGGGCCGTGAAGGCGATATCGGAGTTCGCGGGCGTGCCGATCACCCATTATCTGGAGGTCCGCTTCGAGCAGCTAGTGGAGCTGGTGGATCGGCTCGGCGGCGTTACCGTGAACGTGCCTGAGGGGTTCACGGCCGATACGAGCGGCATAACGCTGGCGGCCGGCGAGCAGCGGCTCACGGGCGAGGAGGCCCTCGCCTTCGCCCGCGAGCGCCACGCCGTCTCCTCGGGCGACTTCAGCCGCGCCGCCGCCCAGCGGGCCATCATCTCCGCCATCGCCGATAAGGTGCTCGCCTCGCCGCCGACGGAGATGCCCTCGCTGGTGGGCTCGCTCGCCGCCTACGTGACCACCGACTACACCGTGGCCGAGCTGGCCGATACGGCCCTCGCCCTGAAGGACGCTGGCGTCACGGTGTACTCGGCTGCCTGCCCCAGCTACTCCTTCGGCGAGGGCGGCATCAGCTACGTCGGTGTCATGTACGACGAGTGGCACGCCATGATGCAGCGGGTCGATGCGGGGCTCGATCCCGCCGACGAGTCCGCGGAAATCCCCGAGCCCCAGGTCAGCGACGAGGATCTCGGCGCCGCCGCCAACGCCCGCTCCCCGCGCGACTATTCCGGCCGCGTCGATCAAGCCGGCTTCAAGGACAACTGAGAACGGGCTGCTTGCGACCCATCCGTAGGGGCCGACCTCGGTCGGCCCTCCCGAGTGGGGGAGTCTCGCTTGCGGCGAGGGGCGACCAAGGTCGCCCCCTACGGAGGGTGCTACACTCGCTCCATGCTCCAAATTGAAAAACC
Proteins encoded in this window:
- a CDS encoding LCP family protein translates to MDEAAAGIETRKSAQGVYVPVRWTRKKRALAIVAGVVVAFLSLGCAAALYVHTIDLALTAGMDDDERRELVGVLTRPKPELEAPTRVVVEEPDPEPVVPQTNAYYVVILGCDARPHETIARSDVTMLARIDPDTGTVHLISIPRDTMVEIDGYGVQKINAALAFGGPAGAVKAISEFAGVPITHYLEVRFEQLVELVDRLGGVTVNVPEGFTADTSGITLAAGEQRLTGEEALAFARERHAVSSGDFSRAAAQRAIISAIADKVLASPPTEMPSLVGSLAAYVTTDYTVAELADTALALKDAGVTVYSAACPSYSFGEGGISYVGVMYDEWHAMMQRVDAGLDPADESAEIPEPQVSDEDLGAAANARSPRDYSGRVDQAGFKDN